A genomic segment from Perca flavescens isolate YP-PL-M2 chromosome 13, PFLA_1.0, whole genome shotgun sequence encodes:
- the endou2 gene encoding uridylate-specific endoribonuclease B, whose translation MIESDRELSAMVQELWDNDVNRLKPGKDYRISLQGKAGDSMAMSDNNDGAGFPLFTFVDENIFKKETFLAFISLLDNYVSDTGEPEIVTPEEVAENHKFLDAIIQTSTMKIAHKYLVENKLSPKDDTQFKEQLYRIWFELYARRGSSRPDSSGFEHVFVGETRGGRTVIGFHNWIQLYLQEKLGHIDYKGYSVSANSPQPDENKHILALQFSWKDGIKPKGSIFIGVSPEFEFALYTLCFLTSPNERVKVQFNLYDVEIVCHHYNQKHIGTTYPVLLKYRKPTK comes from the exons ATGATTGAGAGTGACAGAGAGCTGTCGGCCATGGTGCAGGAGCTGTGGGACAACGACGTCAACAGACTCAAACCTGGAAAAGACTACAGAATCTCTCTGCAG GGCAAAGCTGGAGACAGCATGGCCATGAGCGACAACAACGATGGAGCAGGATTTCCTCTGTTTACATTTGTCGATGagaacattttcaaaaaggaGACTTTTTTAG CTTTTATCTCCCTGTTGGATAACTATGTGAGTGACACCGGCGAGCCAGAAATTGTAACCCCTGAGGAGGTGGCTGAGAACCACAAATTCCTGGACGCCATCATTCAAACTTCCACTATGAAG ATAGCTCATAAATACCTGGTAGAGAATAAGCTCTCTCCAAAAGACGATACACAATTCAAGGAGCAGCTGTACAGGATCTGGTTTGAACTTTATGCGAGGAGAGGCTCCAGCAG GCCAGACTCCTCTGGATTTGAACACGTGTTTGTTGGTGAGACGAGGGGAGGGCGGACTGTCATCGGATTTCACAACTGGATCCAGCTCTACCTACAAGAGAAGCTGGGACACATCGATTACAAAGGCTACAGCGTCTCTGCAAATTCACCCCAG CCTGACGAGAACAAACACATCTTGGCGCTACAGTTCAGCTGGAAGGACGGTATAAAGCCCAAGGGCAGCATCTTCATCGGCGTCAGTCCCGAGTTCGAGTTCGCCCTCTACACTCTCTGTTTCCTCACCTCGCCCAACGAGCGTGTCAAAGTCCAATTCAATTTATATGATGTGGAGATTGTTTGCCACCACTACAACCAAAAGCACATAGGCACCACTTACCCTGTGCTGCTTAAGTACCGGAAACCTACTAAGTAA
- the rnf14 gene encoding E3 ubiquitin-protein ligase RNF14, with translation MSEDKEAQEDELLALASIYDEEEFHQAESAQGGEIQLCLELPPDFKVVVKGENQTGYNVCFLPPLVLNFELPADYPSTSSPVFILSSKWMTIAQMSSLCKRLDELWEENQGCVILFTWIQFLKEEALDFLGIQSPLEVIRGGSKAVGERRKTDPAATALTQCGSHSENDEEKKPQPQLSLPSQLDQRAVLVMDPRADLLPQLLDFDEEQRQRVFDSKVFGCGICFVEKLGSNCLCFKECQHVYCKACMTEYFQIQIRDGNVQCLNCPEPKCTSLATPSQVKQLVDEELFARYDRLLLQSSLDLMADVVYCPRQSCGTAVMVEPETTMGICSACQYAFCTLCKLGYHGLSHCKIPADELRNLRDEYLSASTAGKKFMEQRFGKRVIQKAVEESFSRDWLNENCKCCPRCGTNIQKVDGCNKMTCTSCRQYFCWLCLGLLSKVNPYSHFNNPHSPCYNQLFQGVDLDEEDAFWSDEED, from the exons ATGTCTGAGGACAAGGAAGCCCAGGAGGATGAGCTGCTTGCTTTAGCAAGTATCTATGATGAGGAGGAGTTCCACCAGGCGGAGTCGGCACAGGGGGGAGAGATCCAACTCTGTCTGGAGCTCCCTCCTGATTTTAAAGTTGTTGTCAAAG GAGAGAATCAAACTGGATATAATGTTTGCTTCTTACCTCCCTTGGTGCTCAACTTTGAGCTTCCTGCAGACTATCCATCCACATCCTCACCAGTTTTCATTCTCAGCTCTAAATGGATGACCATTGCACAG ATGAGCTCTCTGTGCAAACGCCTGGATGAGCTATGGGAGGAGAACCAGGGCTGTGTGATTCTTTTCACATGGATCCAGTTCCTCAAAGAGGAGGCTCTGGACTTTCTGGGCATCCAGTCTCCTCTTGAAGTCATAAGGGGAGGAAGTAAGGCAGTTGGTGAGCGCAGGAAAACCGACCCAGCAGCCACAG CTCTGACACAGTGTGGGAGTCATTCTGAAAATGATGAAGAAAAGAAACCGCAGCCACAGTTGTCATTGCCTTCTCAACTGGACCAGCGGGCCGTTTTGGTGATGGACCCGCGTGCCGACCTCCTACCTCAGCTCCTGGACTTTGACGAGGAGCAGCGCCAGAGGGTGTTTGACAGCAAGGTGTTCGGCTGTGGGATCTGCTTTGTGGAGAAGCTGGGCTCCAACTGCCTCTGCTTTAAGGAGTGCCAGCATGTCTACTGCAAGGCCTGCATGACTGAATACTTCCAGATCCAAATACGGGACGGCAACGTTCAGTGCCTTAATTGCCCTGAGCCCAAATGTACCTCCTTAGCCACACCATCGCAG GTGAAGCAGCTGGTGGATGAGGAGCTGTTTGCCCGTTATGACCGGTTGCTGCTCCAGTCCAGTCTGGACCTCATGGCCGACGTGGTCTACTGTCCCCGCCAGTCCTGCGGCACCGCTGTTATGGTGGAGCCAGAGACTACCATGGGCATTTGCTCGGCCTGCCAGTATGCCTTTTGCACACTGTGCAAGCTTGGCTATCATGGTCTCTCCCACTGTAAAATCCCCGCAG ATGAATTGCGCAACCTCAGAGATGAGTACCTGTCAGCCTCAACTGCGGGGAAAAAGTTCATGGAGCAACGCTTTGGGAAGAGGGTTATCCAGAAAGCAGTGGAAGAGTCCTTTAGCAGAGACTGGCTTAATGAGAACTGCAAATGCTGCCCACGCTGTGGAACCAATATACAG AAAGTGGATGGCTGTAATAAGATGACCTGTACCTCGTGTAGACAATACTTCTGTTGGCTGTGCCTGGGTCTCCTCAGCAAAGTCAACCCGTACAGTCACTTCAACAACCCACATTCGCCATGTTACAACCA ACTCTTCCAAGGTGTGGATCTTGATGAAGAAGATGCCTTCTGGAGTGATGAGGAGGACTGA
- the ndfip1l gene encoding NEDD4 family-interacting protein 1-like — protein MAEPCGRYQQLPNEEDPQESPQVAADAPPPYSSIAVDSAAYFDYKEDGAYPKPPSYNVATTLPSYDEAERTKAETTVPLVTGRDEDFVARDDFEDADQLRIGNDGIFMLTFFMAFLFNWIGFFLSFCLTTSAAGRYGAISGFGLSLIKWILIVRFSTYFPGYFDGQYWLWWVFLVLGFLLFLRGFINYARIRNMADTFSTLPRTRVLFIY, from the exons ATGGCCGAACCGTGCGGCAGATATCAGCAG CTTCCCAATGAGGAGGACCCACAAGAGAGCCCACAGGTAGCAGCTGATGCTCCACCCCCATACAGCAGCATTGCAGTGGACAGTGCCG CCTACTTTGACTACAAGGAAGACGGGGCTTACCCCAAGCCTCCATCATACAACGTAGCGACTACGCTACCTTCCTATGATGAAGCAGAAAGAACCAAGGCTGAGACTACTGTTCCTCTGGTAACTGGAAGA GATGAAGACTTTGTGGCCAGAGATGACTTTGAAGATGCTGATCAGCTGAGGATAGGAAATGATGGCATCTTCATGCTCACTTTTTTCA TGGCTTTTCTGTTCAACTGGATCGGTTTCTTCTTGTCTTTCTGTCTGACCACCTCAGCAGCCGGCCGCTACGGGGCCATCTCGGGCTTTGGCCTTTCCCTCATCAAATGGATCCTCATAGTCcgg TTCTCCACATACTTCCCTGGTTACTTTGATGGACAGTACTGGCTGTGGTGGGTGTTCCTGGTGTTGG GCTTTTTGCTCTTCCTTCGAGGATTCATCAACTACGCCAGAATCCGCAATATGGCTGACACCTTCTCCACCCTGCCCCGCACCCGAGTCCTCTTCATCTACTGA